ATTTAACATTAAGGGGAGATTAAAAAAGTGGGATTGGAATAAATAACTGCTCATAACAGGGCGTAATATGCTGCGTTGTTTCGCTCCTTGGCCTTCGGCACATTTTGTCTTCGCATTCGCTTGGCAAAACGTCATATACGCCCGAAACTTTATAGAAAATTGAGCATATTGGCAATATAATAGTAGGTTGAATGAGCCATTCGGCTAAAAAAAAATTTATGTGAGGCAAAAATGAAAAATCTTGGTTTACTTGGATGGAAAGAAAGCGAAAAATTTGGAATTAAAACATTTACCAGCACGGATAATATCGAAATAAAAGAATATAAAGAAAATAATTTTTATAATTACAAAGAAGTTGTTGCTTATAATCATAGAATAGCCTCTTTGTATTTTAATGTACACGAAACAGACGTAGAAACTATTCTTGAAAAGAATAACTATTTAAGTAAAGCTGACATCGAAAAAGACCTTTCCGATTCTGGAATCAAGTATGGTAACTTTCGAGCATATTATGGAAAATCATTTCCAATAGAAAATGTAATACTGATCAATTGGAAAATTGATGCGGATAAACTAATTGTCATTGAAACCATGAATATTGTTAAAGTGCTATCAGAAATAAAGCGATATGCCTACAGGTTTAGATATGACACAAAAGGTATTTACGCAAGTGAAAAAGAGTATCAACTAAAATCAATTATGGACTCGATTAGTAATTCAAAATATGGGCTACAACATGTCTTTTATGAGAAATTTCCAGAAGATACTAATAAGAAGTACTATTCAAAGTTTGTCGATGCAAACTATTTACAAGAAATAATTCCGATAGATCTGGTTCAGGTTTTCGGGAATAAAATTGTAAATATATTAAATTACAACTCCATCAATGAGAATTTTTCAAATTATATAAATTACTTAAAGGAAAAAGCTCTTTTTACATATGATGAAATCGATATAGAAGAAATCTAACAACGAGTTCAAGCGCGACAACCGGGCTACGCCCTGTTGCGGCTTAACTCAATGTTAAGTGCCAGTGTGCCAGGAGATATCGGATGGTAATTCGAAATGCAATTTAGAATTTTTTCAGCTTTTGTAATTTTCATTGGCTCTTACCTACCGTTGGCCCTAATACTTGCCGTCCAAGACATACCGATGTCTTGGTGGGGGCGATCATTTTGTGATATTTCAAAAATGAGCGAATGTTACTTTAACCCCTTCTCTAACCCATATTTGTCTATAGCCTTTCTCCTTATAACCTTCGTCTCAGTAGTTTTATCCAATATATCGCTCAAAAAGATATCGTTTCCATTTGAGGCCAGAGTAAAAAGAACGAAAGCAATTCCCAACGACATTATTAACTATGTTTTTCCGTATGTTGTTTCATTCATGGGAATTAGCTACGAATCTCCTGAAAAACTTTTAGGTTTTGCCATGTTCTTGATCTGGATGTTCGCAATAACATACAAGTCAGGACAGATAATAATGAACCCACTTTTGCTGATGTTTGGGTGGAAGCTTTATGAGGCAGAAATAGAAATAAACGGAAATGAAAGAAGTGTAAGAATGTTGCATAAAGGCAATCTGATTCCCGGTGATTATAGTGTGCAAACAATACAAGATTTCTATGTTGCGAGAGGTGGCTGATGTCAGTTGACTTCCAATCTTTGAAAACATTCGACTTCGATAATTCTAATCCACATCTCTGGGTTTTCAAAGATAGTACTACGTCTTCACGATTTCGTGCATTTTATGTTCAAACTGAGGGCGAGTTAAACTCGAAACTAAAAGAGTTCGTCAAGAAAGAGATTGATAGGATAACAGAGCACAGCCCATACACTTACATATCACAAAACAATGAAAATAGCTGTCTTACTTTAGATCCTTCTACTACAGATTTCTCCAACCTAAAGGTTCTCGTAGATCGTCTCGAAAGCGAACATAGAATCTCAGAGTCAAAAGATCTGAAAGGGGCTAAAGGGTATGTGGTTAAGTTTACATTAAATGGCACTACGGTCTATGCTGTAAAACGTTCCACGTCATCATGGAAGACCTCTTACCCTAAGAAGTATATAAATATGATTTTTTCCAATGGAGAACTATCGGCAGTGGAGAATAATAGTTTTTCTATTGAAAAAAGTTTTGACTTTTACGTTTTTGGAAATACGGCATTTATTGCAAATAAACGCGGGTTTGAGTCTGCAATGAAGTATCGTGAAGAGTATGTTGCTGCATTTTCACAGCTTCAGCAGTCACCTTCGTTCAGTAACTTGTTCTCTGATTTATCGCCAATAGTAGAGTATGTAGGAAACAACTCCATACAGTTGAGAAGAATGGCCGTTATTGAAGAAAAAGGGATCTATAATCGGCCGAATTTTATCCAAACTTTACAAAGGGTCAATAACGCTAGGGGGTGGGGTATTAATTTTGATAATGCCAATGACACAATAATCCCATGCACTGAGACTGTAAAAGTCATTATGCAGGTTT
The window above is part of the Alkalispirochaeta americana genome. Proteins encoded here:
- a CDS encoding DUF4868 domain-containing protein: MSVDFQSLKTFDFDNSNPHLWVFKDSTTSSRFRAFYVQTEGELNSKLKEFVKKEIDRITEHSPYTYISQNNENSCLTLDPSTTDFSNLKVLVDRLESEHRISESKDLKGAKGYVVKFTLNGTTVYAVKRSTSSWKTSYPKKYINMIFSNGELSAVENNSFSIEKSFDFYVFGNTAFIANKRGFESAMKYREEYVAAFSQLQQSPSFSNLFSDLSPIVEYVGNNSIQLRRMAVIEEKGIYNRPNFIQTLQRVNNARGWGINFDNANDTIIPCTETVKVIMQVLLDHRLMSEITDNIYDVPDATEI